One genomic region from Drosophila busckii strain San Diego stock center, stock number 13000-0081.31 chromosome 3R, ASM1175060v1, whole genome shotgun sequence encodes:
- the LOC108603338 gene encoding filamin-A isoform X5 has protein sequence MHFSWLSEKAPTPEATWADHSYYFRPYYYKVTVSERDHAERTHVYFNETIIAENQGLNGSDFMPLNFKSSFSIVTHQAEVKMPSGKIDKPIIQDNRDGTVSVKYDPREEGSHELTVKYNGEPVQGSPFRFHVDSITSGYVTAYGPGLTHGVTGEPANFTISTKGASAGGLTMAVEGPSKADIKYHDNKDGTVSVQYLPTAPGEYQVSVRFGDKHIKGSPYFAKITGEGRKRNQISVGSCSEVTMPGDITDDDLRALNASIQAPSGLEEPCFLKRMPTGNIGISFTPREIGEHMVSVKRMGKHINNSPFKVTVCEREVGDAKKVKVSGAGLKEGQTHSDNIFSVDTRNAGFGGLSVSIEGPSKAEIQCTDKDDGTLNISYKPTEPGYYIVNLKFADHHVEGSPFTVKVAGEGSNRKREKIQRERDAVPITEIGSQCKLTFKMPGITSFDLAACVTSPSNVTEDAEIQEVEDGLYSVHFVPKELGVHTVSVRYSEMHIPGSPFQFTVGPLRDSGSHLVKAGGSGLERGVVGEAAEFNVWTREAGGGSLAISVEGPSKADIEFKDRKDGSCDVSYKVSEPGEYRVGLKFNDRHIPDSPFKVYISPDAGDAHKLEVQQFPQGNIQADAPYQFMVRKNGAKGELDAKIVAPSGTDDDCFIQVIDGEMYSVRFYPRENGIHAIHVKFNGVHIPDSPFRIKVGKDVADPAAVHATGAGLDDIKTGHKTDFIINTCNAGVGTLAVSIDGPSKVAMDCTEVEEGYKVRYTPLLPGEHYITVKYNNMHIVGSPFKVHATGDKLADEGAQETSTVVVETVQKVAKGGKNTGVHLPTFKSDASKVVSKGMGLKKAYIGKQNQFSICATDAGNNILYVGMYGPKGPCEEFHVKHAGHNNYNCQYVVRDRGQYVLLIKWGEDHIPGSPFQIDV, from the exons ATGCACTTCAGTTGGTTATCGGAGAAAGCACCAACGCCGGAGGCCACTTGGGCAGATCATTCGTATTACTTTCGACCATATTATTATAAAGTGACCGTATCTGAACGCGATCACGCGGAGCGCACACACGTGTATTTCAATGAAACGATAATAGCCGAGAATCAAGGATTAAATGGTTCAGATTTTATgccattaaatttcaaatcatCATTTTCAATTGTAACACATCAAG CTGAAGTAAAGATGCCGAGCGGTAAGATAGACAAGCCCATTATTCAGGACAATCGTGATGGAACGGTCTCCGTTAAGTACGATCCACGCGAGGAGGGCTCCCATGAGCTGACTGTTAAATACAATGGCGAACCAGTGCAGg GTTCACCCTTTAGATTCCATGTGGATTCAATTACATCTGGCTATGTGACTGCCTATGGTCCTGGCCTAACGCATGGCGTTACTGGCGAGCCTGCAAACTTTACCATCTCCACCAAGGGCGCCAGCGCTGGTGGCCTTACCATGGCCGTCGAAGGACCCAGCAAAGCTGAT ATCAAGTATCATGACAACAAAGACGGCACTGTCTCAGTGCAATACCTGCCCACTGCACCTGGCGAGTACCAAGTGTCTGTGCGCTTTGGTGACAAGCACATCAAGGGCTCGCCCTACTTTGCCAAGATTACGGGCGAGGGACGCAAGCGCAATCAGATTTCGGTTGGCTCTTGCTCGGAGGTCACCATGCCCGGCGACATTACCGACGATGATTTGCGCGCGCTGAACGCTTCCATACAGGCGCCCAGTGGACTGGAGGAGCCTTGCTTCCTGAAGCGCATGCCCACAGGCAACATTGGCATTTCGTTTACGCCGCGCGAGATTGGCGAGCACATGGTGTCGGTGAAGCGCATGGGCAAGCACATCAACAACTCGCCCTTCAAGGTGACGGTGTGCGAGCGTGAGGTGGGCGATGCCAAGAAGGTTAAGGTCAGCGGCGCTGGCTTGAAGGAGGGCCAAACGCATAGCGACAATATATTCTCTGTGGATACGCGCAACGCTGGCTTTGGTGGTCTCTCGGTGTCCATTGAGGGCCCCAGCAAGGCGGAGATTCAGTGCACCGACAAGGACGATGGCACACTCAACATCTCCTACAAGCCCACCGAGCCGGGCTACTATATTGTGAATCTGAAGTTTGCCGATCACCATGTGGAGGGCTCACCCTTTACCGTTAAGGTCGCTGGCGAGGGCAGCAACCGCAAGCGCGAGAAGATTCAGCGCGAGCGCGACGCTGTGCCCATCACTGAAATTGGCAGCCAGTGCAAGCTCACGTTCAAGATGCCTGGCATTACATCCTTTGATCTGGCCGCCTGCGTTACATCGCCCAGCAATGTGACTGAGGATGCGGAGATACAAGAGGTGGAGGATGGTCTCTACTCGGTGCACTTTGTGCCCAAGGAGCTGGGCGTGCACACTGTGTCAGTGCGTTACTCTGAGATGCATATACCTGGCTCGCCCTTCCAGTTCACAGTGGGTCCGCTGCGCGATTCGGGCAGCCATTTAGTCAAGGCAGGCGGCTCTGGCTTGGAGCGCGGCGTTGTAGGCGAAGCAGCTGAGTTCAATGTCTGGACGCGTGAGGCTGGCGGCGGCTCGTTGGCCATTTCGGTTGAAGGCCCCAGCAAGGCAGATATTGAGTTTAAGGACCGCAAGGACGGCAGCTGCGATGTCAGCTACAAGGTCAGCGAGCCCGGCGAGTATCGTGTGGGCTTGAAGTTCAACGATCGCCACATACCCGACTCGCCCTTCAAGGTCTACATCTCGCCCGATGCTGGCGATGCGCACAAACTGGAAGTGCAGCAGTTCCCACAGGGCAACATACAAGCCGACGCGCCCTATCAGTTTATGGTGCGCAAGAACGGCGCCAAGGGCGAGCTGGATGCCAAGATTGTCGCGCCCTCGGGCACCGATGATGATTGCTTCATTCAAGTAATCGACGGCGAAATGTACTCGGTGCGCTTCTATCCACGTGAGAATGGCATTCATGCCATTCACGTCAAGTTCAACGGCGTGCACATACCCGACTCGCCATTCAGAATCAAGGTCGGCAAGGATGTGGCCGATCCAGCAGCTGTGCACGCCACTGGCGCCGGCTTGGATGATATCAAAACGGGACACAAGACCGACTTTATTATCAACACTTGCAATGCTGGCGTTGGCACATTGGCCGTCTCCATCGATGGCCCCTCCAAGGTGGCCATGGACTGCACCGAGGTCGAGGAGGGCTACAAGGTGCGCTATACACCGCTGCTGCCCGGCGAGCACTACATCACCGTCAAATACAACAACATGCACATTGTGGGCTCACCGTTCAAGGTGCATGCCACTGGCGACAAGCTGGCCGATGAGGGTGCACAAGAGACATCCACCGTTGTGGTGGAGACAGTGCAAAAGGTGGCCAAGGGCGGCAAGAATACGGGCGTGCATTTGCCCACATTCAAGTCCGATGCCAGCAAGGTGGTGTCCAAGGGCATGGGATTGAAGAAGGCGTACATTGGCAAGCAGAATCAGTTCAGCATCTGCGCCACAGATGCAG GCAACAACATACTCTATGTAGGCATGTATGGACCCAAGGGACCCTGCGAGGAGTTCCACGTCAAGCACGCTGgccacaacaactacaattgTCAGTATGTGGTACGCGATCGCGGCCAGTATGTGCTCCTTATCAAATGGGGCGAAGACCATATACCCGGCTCCCCATTCCAGATTGATGTTTAG
- the LOC108603338 gene encoding filamin-A isoform X6: MPSGKIDKPIIQDNRDGTVSVKYDPREEGSHELTVKYNGEPVQGSPFRFHVDSITSGYVTAYGPGLTHGVTGEPANFTISTKGASAGGLTMAVEGPSKADIKYHDNKDGTVSVQYLPTAPGEYQVSVRFGDKHIKGSPYFAKITGEGRKRNQISVGSCSEVTMPGDITDDDLRALNASIQAPSGLEEPCFLKRMPTGNIGISFTPREIGEHMVSVKRMGKHINNSPFKVTVCEREVGDAKKVKVSGAGLKEGQTHSDNIFSVDTRNAGFGGLSVSIEGPSKAEIQCTDKDDGTLNISYKPTEPGYYIVNLKFADHHVEGSPFTVKVAGEGSNRKREKIQRERDAVPITEIGSQCKLTFKMPGITSFDLAACVTSPSNVTEDAEIQEVEDGLYSVHFVPKELGVHTVSVRYSEMHIPGSPFQFTVGPLRDSGSHLVKAGGSGLERGVVGEAAEFNVWTREAGGGSLAISVEGPSKADIEFKDRKDGSCDVSYKVSEPGEYRVGLKFNDRHIPDSPFKVYISPDAGDAHKLEVQQFPQGNIQADAPYQFMVRKNGAKGELDAKIVAPSGTDDDCFIQVIDGEMYSVRFYPRENGIHAIHVKFNGVHIPDSPFRIKVGKDVADPAAVHATGAGLDDIKTGHKTDFIINTCNAGVGTLAVSIDGPSKVAMDCTEVEEGYKVRYTPLLPGEHYITVKYNNMHIVGSPFKVHATGDKLADEGAQETSTVVVETVQKVAKGGKNTGVHLPTFKSDASKVVSKGMGLKKAYIGKQNQFSICATDAGNNILYVGMYGPKGPCEEFHVKHAGHNNYNCQYVVRDRGQYVLLIKWGEDHIPGSPFQIDV; this comes from the exons ATGCCGAGCGGTAAGATAGACAAGCCCATTATTCAGGACAATCGTGATGGAACGGTCTCCGTTAAGTACGATCCACGCGAGGAGGGCTCCCATGAGCTGACTGTTAAATACAATGGCGAACCAGTGCAGg GTTCACCCTTTAGATTCCATGTGGATTCAATTACATCTGGCTATGTGACTGCCTATGGTCCTGGCCTAACGCATGGCGTTACTGGCGAGCCTGCAAACTTTACCATCTCCACCAAGGGCGCCAGCGCTGGTGGCCTTACCATGGCCGTCGAAGGACCCAGCAAAGCTGAT ATCAAGTATCATGACAACAAAGACGGCACTGTCTCAGTGCAATACCTGCCCACTGCACCTGGCGAGTACCAAGTGTCTGTGCGCTTTGGTGACAAGCACATCAAGGGCTCGCCCTACTTTGCCAAGATTACGGGCGAGGGACGCAAGCGCAATCAGATTTCGGTTGGCTCTTGCTCGGAGGTCACCATGCCCGGCGACATTACCGACGATGATTTGCGCGCGCTGAACGCTTCCATACAGGCGCCCAGTGGACTGGAGGAGCCTTGCTTCCTGAAGCGCATGCCCACAGGCAACATTGGCATTTCGTTTACGCCGCGCGAGATTGGCGAGCACATGGTGTCGGTGAAGCGCATGGGCAAGCACATCAACAACTCGCCCTTCAAGGTGACGGTGTGCGAGCGTGAGGTGGGCGATGCCAAGAAGGTTAAGGTCAGCGGCGCTGGCTTGAAGGAGGGCCAAACGCATAGCGACAATATATTCTCTGTGGATACGCGCAACGCTGGCTTTGGTGGTCTCTCGGTGTCCATTGAGGGCCCCAGCAAGGCGGAGATTCAGTGCACCGACAAGGACGATGGCACACTCAACATCTCCTACAAGCCCACCGAGCCGGGCTACTATATTGTGAATCTGAAGTTTGCCGATCACCATGTGGAGGGCTCACCCTTTACCGTTAAGGTCGCTGGCGAGGGCAGCAACCGCAAGCGCGAGAAGATTCAGCGCGAGCGCGACGCTGTGCCCATCACTGAAATTGGCAGCCAGTGCAAGCTCACGTTCAAGATGCCTGGCATTACATCCTTTGATCTGGCCGCCTGCGTTACATCGCCCAGCAATGTGACTGAGGATGCGGAGATACAAGAGGTGGAGGATGGTCTCTACTCGGTGCACTTTGTGCCCAAGGAGCTGGGCGTGCACACTGTGTCAGTGCGTTACTCTGAGATGCATATACCTGGCTCGCCCTTCCAGTTCACAGTGGGTCCGCTGCGCGATTCGGGCAGCCATTTAGTCAAGGCAGGCGGCTCTGGCTTGGAGCGCGGCGTTGTAGGCGAAGCAGCTGAGTTCAATGTCTGGACGCGTGAGGCTGGCGGCGGCTCGTTGGCCATTTCGGTTGAAGGCCCCAGCAAGGCAGATATTGAGTTTAAGGACCGCAAGGACGGCAGCTGCGATGTCAGCTACAAGGTCAGCGAGCCCGGCGAGTATCGTGTGGGCTTGAAGTTCAACGATCGCCACATACCCGACTCGCCCTTCAAGGTCTACATCTCGCCCGATGCTGGCGATGCGCACAAACTGGAAGTGCAGCAGTTCCCACAGGGCAACATACAAGCCGACGCGCCCTATCAGTTTATGGTGCGCAAGAACGGCGCCAAGGGCGAGCTGGATGCCAAGATTGTCGCGCCCTCGGGCACCGATGATGATTGCTTCATTCAAGTAATCGACGGCGAAATGTACTCGGTGCGCTTCTATCCACGTGAGAATGGCATTCATGCCATTCACGTCAAGTTCAACGGCGTGCACATACCCGACTCGCCATTCAGAATCAAGGTCGGCAAGGATGTGGCCGATCCAGCAGCTGTGCACGCCACTGGCGCCGGCTTGGATGATATCAAAACGGGACACAAGACCGACTTTATTATCAACACTTGCAATGCTGGCGTTGGCACATTGGCCGTCTCCATCGATGGCCCCTCCAAGGTGGCCATGGACTGCACCGAGGTCGAGGAGGGCTACAAGGTGCGCTATACACCGCTGCTGCCCGGCGAGCACTACATCACCGTCAAATACAACAACATGCACATTGTGGGCTCACCGTTCAAGGTGCATGCCACTGGCGACAAGCTGGCCGATGAGGGTGCACAAGAGACATCCACCGTTGTGGTGGAGACAGTGCAAAAGGTGGCCAAGGGCGGCAAGAATACGGGCGTGCATTTGCCCACATTCAAGTCCGATGCCAGCAAGGTGGTGTCCAAGGGCATGGGATTGAAGAAGGCGTACATTGGCAAGCAGAATCAGTTCAGCATCTGCGCCACAGATGCAG GCAACAACATACTCTATGTAGGCATGTATGGACCCAAGGGACCCTGCGAGGAGTTCCACGTCAAGCACGCTGgccacaacaactacaattgTCAGTATGTGGTACGCGATCGCGGCCAGTATGTGCTCCTTATCAAATGGGGCGAAGACCATATACCCGGCTCCCCATTCCAGATTGATGTTTAG